From a single Desulfallas thermosapovorans DSM 6562 genomic region:
- a CDS encoding transposase, whose product MIKGYKPYNPNQIYLFPPAPQDWLPKEHLVYFISDLVDHLDLTVIHKVYEKGIKGQPPYHPVLMTKILFYAYCRGVFSSRKIATHL is encoded by the coding sequence ATGATCAAAGGATATAAGCCATACAACCCAAATCAAATATATTTATTTCCGCCCGCGCCACAGGATTGGTTACCCAAGGAACATCTTGTTTATTTTATCAGTGATCTTGTTGACCACTTGGATCTAACGGTTATCCACAAGGTATACGAGAAAGGGATAAAAGGTCAACCACCGTATCATCCTGTTTTAATGACTAAGATTCTGTTTTATGCCTATTGCCGCGGCGTATTCTCATCTCGTAAAATTGCCACTCATCT